A window of the Fuscovulum sp. genome harbors these coding sequences:
- a CDS encoding iron-containing alcohol dehydrogenase — protein sequence MTHNVPNRNWSYPTAIKFGVGRIAELADHCKAAGIKNPLFVTDKALASLPITADAVAVLSKAGLGTAVFSEVDPNPNEGNMDAGIKVYKAGGHDGVICFGGGSALDLGKMIALMAHQRADLSVWDLEDIDDWYTRADGDKIAPIVAVPTTAGTGSEVGRAGVLTNSATHKKKIIFHPKLMPVVTICDPALTVGMPKFITAGTGMDALAHCLEAYCSPFYHPMSQGIALEGMRLVFENLPTAYSDPTNLEARAHMMSAAAMGAVAFQKGLGAIHSLSHPVGAVYNTHHGTTNAVVMPMVLDFNRPVIEARLEKAAAYIGIAGGFDGFRKAVMDLRATLNIPANLTAMGVDAARLDELTEMALEDPSCGGNPIPMTRENTRALYQACM from the coding sequence ATGACCCACAATGTTCCCAACCGGAACTGGTCCTACCCCACCGCCATCAAATTCGGCGTGGGCCGCATTGCCGAACTGGCCGATCACTGCAAGGCGGCGGGGATCAAGAACCCCCTCTTCGTCACCGACAAGGCCCTCGCCTCGCTGCCCATCACCGCCGATGCCGTGGCCGTGCTGTCCAAAGCCGGGCTCGGCACAGCGGTGTTTTCCGAAGTCGACCCGAACCCGAACGAAGGCAACATGGATGCCGGGATCAAGGTCTACAAAGCGGGCGGCCATGACGGTGTGATCTGCTTCGGCGGCGGCTCGGCGCTCGATCTGGGCAAGATGATCGCCCTCATGGCGCATCAGCGGGCCGACCTGTCGGTCTGGGATCTCGAAGATATCGACGACTGGTACACCCGCGCCGATGGCGACAAGATCGCCCCGATCGTGGCCGTCCCCACCACCGCAGGCACGGGGTCCGAAGTGGGCCGCGCCGGGGTTCTGACAAACTCCGCCACCCACAAGAAAAAGATCATCTTCCACCCCAAACTTATGCCCGTGGTCACGATCTGCGACCCGGCCCTTACGGTGGGAATGCCTAAGTTCATCACCGCCGGCACCGGGATGGATGCGCTGGCGCATTGCCTTGAGGCCTATTGTTCCCCCTTCTACCACCCGATGTCGCAAGGCATCGCGCTGGAAGGGATGCGTCTGGTGTTCGAAAACCTTCCCACCGCCTATAGCGACCCCACCAACCTTGAGGCGCGGGCGCATATGATGTCCGCCGCTGCCATGGGCGCGGTCGCCTTCCAGAAAGGTCTGGGCGCGATCCATTCGCTCTCGCACCCGGTGGGCGCGGTCTACAACACCCATCACGGCACCACGAACGCCGTCGTCATGCCCATGGTGCTCGATTTCAACCGCCCCGTGATCGAGGCACGTCTGGAAAAGGCCGCCGCCTATATCGGCATCGCGGGCGGCTTCGATGGCTTCCGCAAGGCCGTGATGGACCTGCGCGCCACGCTCAACATCCCCGCCAACCTCACGGCGATGGGGGTGGATGCCGCGCGTCTGGATGAGCTGACCGAAATGGCGCTGGAAGACCCGTCCTGCGGCGGTAACCCCATCCCGATGACGCGCGAAAACACCCGCGCGCTCTATCAGGCCTGCATGTAA
- a CDS encoding FAD-dependent oxidoreductase, translating into MPRYITTDIAIIGAGVVGLAIAERLTAEGREVTLIDPNPPGDVISQNAASYGNAGTIADYAVLPVGTPDVLRNLPSLLFDRNSPLAIRRAALPALMPWLARFAWQSLPKQAERNARNIAALLADACPNWLNLGEKLGAADILQKRGCLYVYETPAAFRAAEQDMAFRRSLGVTVDLIAPEALRQMEPTLPAVEGGAAFFPKAVFLNDPGRMVGLLATEVATRAEIVQTRATTLERQADGILITGPGLTLKARHVVIAAGAHSRNLARMAGDRVPLDTERGYHVEWDMPNPPVTRPTCPTTRGFYLCPMKGRLRVAGTVELGGLTAPPSPHRIAKLVEGARKIFPGLPEPDRTWMGFRPSMPDSVPVIGPSRAGGDVIHAFGHGHLGLSMAPVTARIVANLIAGRAPGMDITPYLPTRF; encoded by the coding sequence ATGCCCCGCTACATCACCACCGATATCGCCATCATCGGCGCGGGCGTCGTGGGTCTGGCCATTGCCGAGCGTCTGACCGCCGAAGGGCGCGAAGTGACGCTGATTGATCCCAACCCGCCCGGAGACGTGATTTCACAAAACGCCGCAAGCTACGGAAATGCCGGGACAATCGCCGATTACGCCGTCTTGCCCGTCGGCACCCCGGACGTGCTGCGCAACCTCCCCTCCTTGCTGTTTGACCGCAACTCCCCCCTCGCCATCCGCCGCGCCGCCCTGCCCGCGCTGATGCCGTGGCTCGCCCGCTTCGCCTGGCAATCCCTGCCCAAACAGGCCGAACGCAACGCCCGCAACATCGCCGCCCTGCTGGCTGATGCCTGCCCCAACTGGTTGAATCTAGGCGAGAAATTAGGCGCAGCCGACATCCTGCAAAAGCGCGGCTGCCTCTATGTCTATGAAACACCCGCCGCCTTCCGCGCCGCCGAACAGGACATGGCCTTCCGCCGCTCTCTGGGTGTCACCGTCGATCTGATCGCACCCGAAGCCCTGCGCCAGATGGAACCTACACTGCCCGCGGTGGAAGGCGGCGCCGCCTTCTTCCCCAAAGCCGTTTTTCTCAATGATCCCGGGCGGATGGTCGGTCTTCTTGCCACCGAAGTGGCCACCCGCGCCGAGATCGTGCAGACCCGCGCCACAACCCTTGAACGCCAGGCGGATGGCATCCTCATCACCGGTCCGGGACTAACCCTGAAGGCCCGCCACGTCGTCATCGCCGCCGGCGCCCATTCCCGCAACCTCGCCAGAATGGCCGGCGACCGCGTCCCGCTCGATACCGAACGCGGCTACCATGTCGAATGGGATATGCCCAATCCCCCCGTCACCCGCCCCACCTGCCCCACCACCCGCGGCTTCTACCTCTGCCCGATGAAAGGCCGCCTGCGCGTTGCAGGCACGGTCGAACTGGGCGGCCTGACCGCGCCGCCGTCGCCCCACCGCATCGCGAAACTCGTTGAAGGTGCTCGGAAAATCTTCCCCGGCCTGCCCGAGCCTGACCGCACCTGGATGGGCTTCCGCCCCTCCATGCCGGACTCCGTTCCCGTCATCGGCCCCTCCCGCGCGGGGGGTGATGTGATCCACGCCTTCGGCCACGGCCATCTGGGCCTGTCCATGGCCCCCGTCACCGCACGGATCGTGGCCAACCTCATCGCTGGCCGCGCACCGGGCATGGACATCACCCCCTATCTACCCACCCGCTTCTAG